The following are encoded in a window of Armatimonadota bacterium genomic DNA:
- a CDS encoding PIN domain-containing protein → MKTALLDINILTALLWPAHEHHEAAHRWFRARANAHWATCPLTQLGFIRIVSNLAFSRDALTPAEAVALLAKNLKHPAHEFWTESLQVPAAVRGMEPGLHGYRQLTDAYLLALAGRRKAVLATFDRGLRRLAGDTYDSALEIVPTR, encoded by the coding sequence GTGAAGACGGCGCTCCTCGACATCAACATCCTGACGGCACTGCTTTGGCCGGCGCACGAACACCACGAGGCCGCCCATCGATGGTTTCGCGCTCGTGCGAATGCCCACTGGGCGACATGCCCGCTCACACAGCTGGGCTTCATTCGAATCGTCTCCAACCTCGCCTTCTCACGCGACGCTCTCACGCCGGCCGAGGCGGTCGCGCTACTTGCTAAGAACTTGAAGCACCCGGCTCACGAGTTCTGGACGGAGAGCCTCCAAGTGCCGGCTGCCGTCAGGGGAATGGAACCCGGGTTGCACGGCTACCGGCAACTCACCGACGCCTACCTCCTGGCATTGGCGGGTCGCCGCAAAGCCGTGTTGGCCACATTCGATCGTGGTCTGCGCAGACTCGCGGGCGACACATACGACTCGGCCCTCGAAATCGTCCCAACGCGATAG